From Solea solea chromosome 20, fSolSol10.1, whole genome shotgun sequence, one genomic window encodes:
- the LOC131446937 gene encoding UPF0500 protein C1orf216 homolog, whose translation MGDAQSRSVMLHHQDQPRNYGGQGGTNNTSSSSLRNRKCDKDGNFNFLPGKDEEDFTGSGGGDENRNQVRPRSLGPLGRDPPNSSPSSAYHNSSGTQRPRMPCWSPLEPLPEIENVDDGFGRVPPDGAEEGRMEEEEGVMMRRLSEMKRREKKQSQMKKCGMVSRGKEEEVDILKLEDDDEWGDSDSGSEDSYQSGSSMSSLHLESTGDRVLMGGWDRIGVGEPKLSPQDGNQCSNTSREWVSRQSFSQKSLAGSFLGDLTEEGRGPGDDDDQSSDTDGEKSELMDAVWTLRDRERFKAQEMEKHQVQLTMYRRLALIRWVRTLQSHVQEQQNRLQSSFDVILTHRKELLRMGAAATAVANAAPPTAVGQ comes from the exons ATGGG TGACGCACAGTCGAGGTCAGTGATGCTCCACCATCAGGACCAACCTCGTAACTACGGAGGCCAGGGAGGCACAAACAACACATCTTCCTCCTCGCTTCGAAACAGGAAGTGCGACAAAGACGGCAACTTCAACTTCCTGCCAGGTAAAGATGAAGAGGACTTCACgggcagtggaggaggagacgagaaCCGAAACCAGGTGCGGCCACGTAGTTTAGGCCCGCTGGGTCGCGACCCTCCAAACTCCTCGCCGTCGTCTGCATATCACAACTCCAGTGGGACGCAGCGACCCAGAATGCCCTGCTGGAGTCCACTGGAGCCCCTGCCTGAGATCGAGAATGTGGACGACGGGTTCGGGCGGGTTCCCCCAGATGGAGCAGAGGaagggaggatggaggaggaggagggagtcaTGATGAGGAGGCTGAGTGAGATGAAGCGACGGGAGAAGAAACAGTCGCAGATGAAGAAATGTGGCATGGTTTccagaggaaaagaggaagaagtcGACATCCTGAAGctggaagatgatgatgaatgggGAGACAGTGACTCTGGGTCTGAGGACAGCTACCAGTCCGGCAGCAGCATGTCCTCCCTCCACTTGGAGAGCACAGGAGACAGGGTGCTGATGGGAGGATGGGACCGCATCGGAGTCGGTGAACCAAAATTGAGCCCGCAAGATGGCAACCAGTGCTCAAACACCAGCAGAGAATGGGTCTCACGACAAAGCTTCAGCCAAAAATCACTGGCTGGAAGCTTCCTGGGAGACCtcacagaggagggaagaggacCAGGAGACGACGATGACCAGTCTTCAGACACAGACGGCGAGAAGTCAGAGCTGATGGACGCCGTGTGGACGCTGCGAGACCGCGAGCGCTTCAAGGCCCAGGAGATggagaagcaccaggtgcagcTGACCATGTACCGCCGCTTGGCACTGATCCGCTGGGTGCGCACGCTACAGAGCCACGTCCAGGAGCAGCAGAACCGCCTGCAGTCCAGTTTCGACGTCATACTCACGCACAGGAAGGAGCTGCTGCGCATGggcgccgccgccaccgccgtgGCAAACGCCGCTCCCCCCACTGCTGTCGGACAATGA